The DNA segment CACTTCTCCTACGACGGTCCGGCCGCCATCGAGGCCTTCGCGAGCGTCAAGCCCGACCTGGTGCTGCTCGATCTCATGCTGCCGGGCATGGACGGTATCGAGGTGTGTACGCGGATCCGTGAGACCAGCGGCACGCCGATCATCATGCTCACCGCGAAGAGCGACTCGACCGACGTCGTGCGCGGGCTCGAGAGCGGTGCCGACGACTACGTCGTGAAGCCGTTCAATCCGAAAGAGCTGGTAGCGCGCATCCGCACCCGGCTGCGCCCCGCCGCGCAGTCGTCGGTCGAGCGCCTGCCGATCGGCGACCTCATCATCGACGTCACCGGGCACGAGGTCACGCGGGATGGCGTGCCGATCGCCCTGACCCCGCTCGAGTTCGACCTGCTGCTCGCGCTCGCCATGAAGCCCAACCAGGTCTTCACGCGCGAGATGCTGCTCGAGCAGGTGTGGGGCTACCAGTACAAGGCCGATACCCGCCTGGTCAACGTGCACGTGCAGCGGCTGCGCGCCAAGGTCGAGCTCGACGCCGACAACCCGCGCATCGTCATGACCGTGCGCGGCGTGGGCTACCGGGCCGGCACGGCCCGCTGATCGCGGGGCGCCGGTACGGGATGCTCACCTTCACCTGGCGCAGCCTCGTGCAGCGCGCGCGGCGCCTGTGGCGCGGCTCGCTGCAGCTGCGCACGGTCGCAATCACGGTGCTCCTGTCGACCGTCGCCGTCACCATCATCAGCGGCTACATGTCGCTGAGCATCGCCACCAACCTGTACGAGGCGCGCAAGAATCAGGCCATCGCGGAGGCGCGGCAGGCGACCGTCAGCGCCCAGGAGCTCTTCGACAGCTCGGTGACGGCGAGCGGCACGATCGACGTGGAGGCGGTCAACCGCACGGCGCAGACCACGATCCGCAGCGTGGCCTCGAGCCCTGGCGGCACCGAGTTCGCGATCCTGCGCACGCCGGGTCAGACGACCGAGGTCACCATGACGGCGACGCAGACGCGGGCGCTCGACCTGTCGGTGATCTCCGACGAGCTGCGCGAGCAGGTGGCCCAGGACGACGGGCAGCTCTACACCCAGGCGGTCACGCTCAACGCCGCGAGCGGCCGCCCCGACCCGGGCCTCGTCGTCGGGGGCGTGTTCGAGGTTCCGACCGCCGGCCAGTACGAGCTCTACCTCGTCTACAACGTGCGCGACGTGCAGCAGACCCTCGACTTCGTGCAGCAGACGCTCGTCATCGGCTCGCTGCTGCTGGTCGGCACCATCGGGCTCGTCACCTACTTCGTCACGCGGCTCGCGATCGGCCCCGTGCGCATCGCCGCCGAGACCGCCGAGAAGCTCGCCGAGGGCGAGCTCGACCGCCGCATCCCCGAGAAGGGCGAAGACGTCATCGCCACTCTCGCGCGCTCGTTCAACCGCATGGCCGACAGCCTGCAGCGGCAGATCACCCAGCTCGCCACGCTCTCGCGGGTGCAGCAGCGGTTCGTCAGCGACGTCAGCCACGAGCTGCGAACGCCGCTCACCACCATCCGGCTGGCCGGCGACGTGCTCTACGAGCAGCGCGACCAGTTCAGCCCGACCACCGCCCGCACGGCCGAGCTGTTGCACGCCCAGGTCGACCGCTTCGAGTCGATGCTCGCTGACCTGCTCGAGATGAGTCGGTACGACGCGGGCGCCGTCGACATCGACGCCGAGCCCACCAACCTCGTGCGGCTCGTCGAGGAGTCGCTCGACGCACTGCGCCCGCTCGCCGACGAGAAGGGCAGCGAGCTGCGGCTCGTCGCCCCGGGCGGCTACTTCGAGGCGGATGTGGATGCGCGCCGCATCCGCCGCATTCTGCAGAACCTGCTCGGCAACGCCGTCGACCACGGCGAGGGGCGCCCGATCGTCGTGCACGTCGACAGCGACGCGACCGCCGTCGCCATCGCGGTGCGCGACTACGGTGTCGGAATGGATGCGGGGCAGCTCGAGCGCGTCTTCGACCGGTTCTGGCGTGCCGACCCCTCGCGGCAGCGCACCACCGGCGGCACCGGGCTCGGGCTCGCGATCGCGACGGAGGACGCGCAGCTGCACGGGGGCACCCTCGATGTCTGGTCGGAGCCGGGGGAGGGCAGCTGCTTCCGGCTGACGCTGCCGCGCGAGCGTGGGGCGACCGTGCACCATTCTCCGGTCGACCTGCCGCCCGCCGAGCCGCTCGAGGGCGACCTGCTCGGAGCCGATCGTCTCGCGCCCGAGAGGGATGAGAAGAATGCGTAGACGGCTCGCGGTGCTCCTCCTGCTGCCCCTGCTCCTGCCGGCGCTGCTGCTCTCCGGCTGCGTGTCGGTGCCCTTCGCCGGCGGCGTCGACCCCGGCGGCCCGATCGAGGGCGAGGTCGACGTCGACTTCGACTTCCTGCCCTCCGGCCCGAGCGCGGGCGCGACGCAGGAGGAGATCCTGCGCGGCTTCCTTGCCGCGACGACCGCGGCGCAGGACAACTACCGCATCGCGCGGTCCTTCCTCGCGGAGGACGTCGCCGACGCGTGGAACCCCTACGACAGCACGCTCGTGCGGGCGCGCGAGGGTGCCGTCGAGCGGCTCGACGATGCGACCCTCACCTACAGCGTGCCGATCGTCGCCTCCGTGGATGCGGTGGGCCGGTACTCCGTCGCCGACAGCACCTCCAGCCAGACCCTGCCCGCCTTCCGCTTCGTGCAGGAGGGCGGCGAGTGGCGCATCGCCGAGCTCGGCGACGGCATCCTGATCTCGCAGCAGGCGTTCCCCAGCGCGTTCAGCCAGCACACGATCTACTACTGGGATTCCGCGTTCCGCAACCTGGTGCCCGACCTGCGGTGGTTCCCGACCCGCTCCGAGGTCGCCACCCGGATCGTGCGCGCGGTGCTCGAGCCGCCGACCTCGTGGCTCGGCCAGGGCGCGACCGTGTCGGCGATCCCCGAGGGCACCGAGCTCGCGCTGTCGCCCGTATCGGTCGTGGCCGGCACCGCGCAGATCGACCTCACGAGCGAGGTGCTCACGCTCTCGGAGCGCGAGCGGCAGCGCGTGCGCCTTCAGCTGGCGGCGAGCCTGCGCGCGGTGAGCGGCGTCGTCGGTGTCGACATCACGGTCGACCAGAACCTGGTCGCGATCCCGGAGTGGACCAGCGGGGCGCCCGACGTCGTGCCGCAGGTCGACCCGCGCGTGCTGCTGCGCACCGACGAGAGCTTCGGCTTCGCGACCGGCGGGGAGGTCGAGCCGCTCGGCGCGCTGAGCACCCGCGTCGTCGAGCTCGGGGCGACCGCCGTCGCGCTCGCCCCCGGGCGCACCACCCTCGCTACCGCGCTCGGGCCCGACGGCGTCTGGGCTGTCTCGGCGGGCGAGGCCCTACCGCTGCTGCTCGATGAGCGCCCCGGCCTGATCGCCCCCAGCATCGACGGCTACCAGTTCGTGTGGTCCGTGCCGGCGACCGGCTCGGGAGCGATCCGCGCCACCGAGCTCAACGGCACGGTGCACGAGGTCGAGGCGGCACTGCCCGACGGCAGCCGCGTCGTGAGGCTCGCAGTCTCGCGCGACGACGCCCGCGTGCTCATCATGCTCGACGGCCGCGGTGGGCCGCGACTGGTCGTCGCCGCCGTTATCCGCGACGAGACCTCCGGGGTGCCGGTGCGCCTCGGCGAGCTGCGCGAGGTTCCCCTCAACGGCGACACCGCCGTCGACGCGGCGTGGGTCGACGAGGTGCGCATCGCCTCGATCACCCGCACCGACGAGCAGACGCTCGTCGAGCTGCACGAGATCGGCGGCCGCAGCCGGCCGCTCGGCCTGCCGCGCGACGCCGTGCAGATCGTCGGTGGCAATGGCGGCACCGAGGGCATCCGCGTGCTCGGCGCCGACGGCGTGGTGTTCGAGCCGCGCGGCTCCGGATGGCAGGGCACGAGCCTGCGCGCCTCCTTCCTCGGCACTCAGCAGTAGCGGTCCTCCACGGGTTCGCGCGGGCGCCGCCCCGCCGCGGGCCCCTGTCGCACCCTGTCGACATGATCTCCGCGCACATCGCCACGGCGCTCGCCGATGCCTGGGCGCTCGTCGCCCCGGTCGACTGCGCCGGATGCGGAGCCCCCGATCGTGCTCTCTGCGCCCTCTGCGCCACCGCGCTGCGGCCGTCGCTCCGCCGCGCGCTGCTCGACGTCGACGGCCACGCCCTTCCGGTGGTCGCCGGGCTCGCCTACGAGGGGGTCGCGCGGGCCGCACTGCTCGCCCTCAAGGCGGAGGGTCGCACCGAGCTCGCGCGGCCCCTCGCCGTCCCGCTGCGGCGGGCCGTCGCGCTCGCCTGGCCGGGCGCGGGAGCCGACGTGCTGGTGCCGGTGCCGGGCTCGCGCGCGGGCGCCGCGCAGCGCGGCTTCGCCCCGGCAGCGCTCCTGGCCCGGCGCGGCGGGCTGGTGGTCACCCGCGGGCTGCGGGCGCTCGACGGTGGGCCGCAGCAGAAGCGGCTCCGGCTCGACGAGCGGCTCGCGGGGCAGCATCCGCGATTCATTGCGCGCCCCGCGCTGGCCGGTCGGCGGGTCGTCCTGATCGACGACATCGTCACCAGCGGGGCGACGCTGCGCGATGCGGCGCGGGCCCTCCGAACGGTCGGGGCCATCGTCGTGGGGGCCGCGGCGGTGGCCGCCACCCCCCGACGGCAGGGTGTCTCGAGCCTGCTCTGGAGATTCTGGGCCGATGATGACGAAGGTCCCGGTGACAAGGTCGGCCCGGAGGGCTATGGTCAGGGAAAGGAGGCGTGATCACTCGCCTGACCGACAGGCGACACGCTGACGGCTCAGGAGGTCGACGTGGACATCACCATCACCGGACGCAACATTGGCATCACCGACCGGTTCCGCGACTACGCCACTGAGAAGGCGGAGAAGGTCGAGCATCTCGCCGATCGCGCCCTGGTGCTCGAGATCAAGGTCTCTCGCCACCACGAGAAGAGCGCCGGGCGATCGCCGGACGACGATCGCGTCGAGCTGACCCTCATCGGACCGGGTCCGGTCGTGCGGGCCGAGGCCGCCGGCAGCGACAAGTACGTCGCCTTCGACCTCGCCATCGACAAGCTGCTCGAGCGGCTGCGCCGCGCGAAGGACAAGCGCAAGGTGCACCGCGGCAACCACCGCCCGGTGTCGCTGCACGAGGCCGCCGCGGGCGGGTTCACCGTCATCGACATCACGCCCGCCGACGCCGAGATCATCCGGAAGGTCGCGACCGGGTCGATCCCGGTGCAGCAGGAGGACGAGGCCGAAGAGGTCTACACCCCCGTCGTCGTCCGGCAGAAGGTCTTCCCCGCGGTCTCGATGACCGTCGACGAGGCCGTCGACCAGCTCGAGCTGGTCGGCCACGACTTCTTCCTCTTCATCGACGCCGTCACCGACCGCCCGAGCGTGGTCTACCGGCGCCAGGGCTGGAACTACGGGGTCATCGGTCTCGAGGCCGAGCAGGAGAAGGCCGCGGTCGGCGGGCGACGGGGGCGCTGAGCCTCCCGACCGCCGGCCCGCGGTGCACGGATGCTCCGCTCGTCGTGAGCGGAGCATCCGTGCCGCCCCGCCGGGGCGCGCTTGCTAGCATGGGCCCGCCGCGAAGAGCGGTGGTCTGTGGCGCGCCCAGGCCTGGCGAGCGTCGCCCCCGGCGCCGCCCGACGAGTGGAGTGACCGAAGTGGCGAATGTTCTCGAGCGTGTTCTGCGGGTGGGCGAAGGGCGCCTCCTGCGCCGGCTGAAGGCGTACGCCGAGGCGATCAACCAGCTCGAGGACGACTTCAGCGATCTCTCGGATGACGAGCTCAAGAACGAGACCGTCGAGCTGCGCGAGCGCTACGGCAACGGCGAGTCGCTCGACGACCTGCTGCCCGAGGCCTTCGCCGCCGTGCGTGAGGCGGCCAAGCGCACCCTCGGCATGCGCCACTTCGACGTGCAGCTGATGGGCGGCGCGGCCCTGCACCTGGGCAACATCGCCGAGATGAAGACCGGTGAGGGCAAGACCCTGGTCGCCACGCTCGCCGCCTACCTCAACGCGATCCCCTCGCGCGGCGTGCACGTCGTGACGGTGAACGACTACCTCGCCAGCTACCAGAGCGAGCTCATGGGCCGCATCTTCCGCGCCCTGGGCATGACCACCGGCTGCATCCTCTCGGGCCAGACGCCCGAGGTGCGCCGCCAGCAGTACGCCGCCGACATCACCTACGGCACCAACAACGAGTTCGGCTTCGACTACCTGCGCGACAACATGGCCTGGCAGACCGCCGACATGGTGCAGCGCGGCCACTTCTTCGCGATCGTCGACGAGGTCGACTCGATCCTCATCGACGAGGCCCGCACGCCGCTCATCATCTCCGGCCCCTCATCGGGCGAGGCGAACCGCTGGTTCACCGAGTTCGCGCGCATCGCGACGCGCCTGAAGGCGGGCGTCGATTACGAGGTCGACGAGAAGAAGCGTACGGTCGGCGTGCTCGAGCCGGGCATCGAGAAGGTCGAGGACCACCTCGGCATCGACAACCTCTACGAGTCGGCGAACACCCCGCTGATCTCGTTCCTCAACAACGCCATCAAGGCGCAGGCGCTGTTCAAGCGCGACAAGGACTACGTCGTCATGAACGGCGAGGTGCTCATCGTCGACGAGCACACCGGGCGCATCCTGGTCGGCCGCCGCTACAACGAGGGCATCCACCAGGCCATCGAGGCCAAGGAGGGCGTGACGGTCAAGGCCGAGAACCAGACCCTCGCCACGGTGACGCTGCAGAACTACTTCCGCCTTTACACGAAGCTCTCGGGCATGACCGGTACGGCCGAGACCGAGGCCGCCGAGTTCATGAGCACCTACAAGCTCGGTGTGGTGCCGATCCCGACCAACCTGCCGATGCAGCGCATCGATCAGCCCGACCTCGTGTACAAGAACGAGCAGGTGAAGTTCGAGCAGGCCGCCGAGGACATCGTGCGCCGTCACGCCACCGGGCAGCCGGTGCTCGTCGGAACGACGAGCGTCGAGAAGAGCGAGCTGCTCTCGCGGCTGCTCGCCAAGCGCGGCGTCAAGCACGAGGTGCTGAACGCCAAGAACCACGCCCGCGAGGCGGCGATCATCGCCCAGGCCGGGCGGCTCGGTGCCGTCACCGTCGCCACCAACATGGCCGGCCGCGGCACCGACATCATGCTCGGCGGTAACGCCGAGTTCCTCGCCGTCACCGAGATGAACGCGAAGGGCCTCTCGCCGGTCGAGACGCCGGAGGAGTACGAGGCGCAGTGGGATGCCGTGTACGAGCGCGTCAAGGCTCAGGTCGCCGAGGAGGCCGCCAAGGTCATCGCGGTCGGCGGTCTGTACGTGCTCGGCACGGAGCGGCACGAGTCGCGGCGCATCGACAACCAGCTGCGCGGCCGCTCCGGCCGTCAGGGCGACCCGGGCGAGAGCCGCTTCTACCTCTCGCTGCAGGACGACCTCATGCGCCTGTTCAACGCAGGTGCAGCCGAGGCGCTCATGGGTCGCTCGAACGTTCCTGACGACCTCGCCATCGAGTCGAAGGTCGTCAGCCGGGCCATCCGCTCGGCGCAGTCGCAGGTCGAGGCGCGCAACGCGGAGATCCGCAAGAACGTGCTCAAGTACGACGACGTGCTCAACCGCCAGCGCGAGGCGATCTACACCGACCGCCGGCACATCCTCGAGGGCGATGACCTCCGCGACCGCGTCCAGGTCTTCCTCGAGCAGGTCATCACCGAGATCGTCGAGACGCACACCGCCAGCGGCCACAGCGACGAGTGGGACTTCGACCAGCTCTGGACGGAGCTGAAGACCCTCTACCCGATCAGCCTCACGATCGACGAGGTCATCAGCGAGGGCGGTGCCAAGCTGACCTCGGCCTTCCTGATCCGCGAGATCACGAGCGACGCGAAGCTCGCCTACGAGCGTCGTGAGGAGAGCCTCGGCCGCACGGCGACCCGCGAGCTCGAGCGCCGCGTCGTGCTCAGCGTCATCGACCGCCGCTGGCGCGACCACCTCTACGAGATGGACTATCTGAAGGACGGCATCGGCCTGCGCGCCATGGCGCAGCGCGACCCGCTCGTCGAGTACCAGCGCGAGGGCTACGCGCTCTTCCAGTCGATGATGAGCGCGATCCGCGAGGACGCGATCGGCTTCCTGTTCAACCTCGAGGTCGAGGTCACCGGCAGCAAGGGCACCGCGCAGGTCACGGCGA comes from the Microcella frigidaquae genome and includes:
- the mtrA gene encoding MtrAB system response regulator MtrA; translated protein: MTARILVVDDDAAIAEMVGIVLRGEGFDPHFSYDGPAAIEAFASVKPDLVLLDLMLPGMDGIEVCTRIRETSGTPIIMLTAKSDSTDVVRGLESGADDYVVKPFNPKELVARIRTRLRPAAQSSVERLPIGDLIIDVTGHEVTRDGVPIALTPLEFDLLLALAMKPNQVFTREMLLEQVWGYQYKADTRLVNVHVQRLRAKVELDADNPRIVMTVRGVGYRAGTAR
- the hpf gene encoding ribosome hibernation-promoting factor, HPF/YfiA family, producing the protein MDITITGRNIGITDRFRDYATEKAEKVEHLADRALVLEIKVSRHHEKSAGRSPDDDRVELTLIGPGPVVRAEAAGSDKYVAFDLAIDKLLERLRRAKDKRKVHRGNHRPVSLHEAAAGGFTVIDITPADAEIIRKVATGSIPVQQEDEAEEVYTPVVVRQKVFPAVSMTVDEAVDQLELVGHDFFLFIDAVTDRPSVVYRRQGWNYGVIGLEAEQEKAAVGGRRGR
- the mtrB gene encoding MtrAB system histidine kinase MtrB, giving the protein MLTFTWRSLVQRARRLWRGSLQLRTVAITVLLSTVAVTIISGYMSLSIATNLYEARKNQAIAEARQATVSAQELFDSSVTASGTIDVEAVNRTAQTTIRSVASSPGGTEFAILRTPGQTTEVTMTATQTRALDLSVISDELREQVAQDDGQLYTQAVTLNAASGRPDPGLVVGGVFEVPTAGQYELYLVYNVRDVQQTLDFVQQTLVIGSLLLVGTIGLVTYFVTRLAIGPVRIAAETAEKLAEGELDRRIPEKGEDVIATLARSFNRMADSLQRQITQLATLSRVQQRFVSDVSHELRTPLTTIRLAGDVLYEQRDQFSPTTARTAELLHAQVDRFESMLADLLEMSRYDAGAVDIDAEPTNLVRLVEESLDALRPLADEKGSELRLVAPGGYFEADVDARRIRRILQNLLGNAVDHGEGRPIVVHVDSDATAVAIAVRDYGVGMDAGQLERVFDRFWRADPSRQRTTGGTGLGLAIATEDAQLHGGTLDVWSEPGEGSCFRLTLPRERGATVHHSPVDLPPAEPLEGDLLGADRLAPERDEKNA
- the secA gene encoding preprotein translocase subunit SecA; translation: MANVLERVLRVGEGRLLRRLKAYAEAINQLEDDFSDLSDDELKNETVELRERYGNGESLDDLLPEAFAAVREAAKRTLGMRHFDVQLMGGAALHLGNIAEMKTGEGKTLVATLAAYLNAIPSRGVHVVTVNDYLASYQSELMGRIFRALGMTTGCILSGQTPEVRRQQYAADITYGTNNEFGFDYLRDNMAWQTADMVQRGHFFAIVDEVDSILIDEARTPLIISGPSSGEANRWFTEFARIATRLKAGVDYEVDEKKRTVGVLEPGIEKVEDHLGIDNLYESANTPLISFLNNAIKAQALFKRDKDYVVMNGEVLIVDEHTGRILVGRRYNEGIHQAIEAKEGVTVKAENQTLATVTLQNYFRLYTKLSGMTGTAETEAAEFMSTYKLGVVPIPTNLPMQRIDQPDLVYKNEQVKFEQAAEDIVRRHATGQPVLVGTTSVEKSELLSRLLAKRGVKHEVLNAKNHAREAAIIAQAGRLGAVTVATNMAGRGTDIMLGGNAEFLAVTEMNAKGLSPVETPEEYEAQWDAVYERVKAQVAEEAAKVIAVGGLYVLGTERHESRRIDNQLRGRSGRQGDPGESRFYLSLQDDLMRLFNAGAAEALMGRSNVPDDLAIESKVVSRAIRSAQSQVEARNAEIRKNVLKYDDVLNRQREAIYTDRRHILEGDDLRDRVQVFLEQVITEIVETHTASGHSDEWDFDQLWTELKTLYPISLTIDEVISEGGAKLTSAFLIREITSDAKLAYERREESLGRTATRELERRVVLSVIDRRWRDHLYEMDYLKDGIGLRAMAQRDPLVEYQREGYALFQSMMSAIREDAIGFLFNLEVEVTGSKGTAQVTAKGLNQPQTPQNLSYTAPSADGDVEVRNQRGQVLQAPTDAARRAQPPVSAAFGGPAAAPAAGAAPTTRRAAQGQPQGGQGGQQTGAFGQKTPAAPAGPAPVNRAQRRAQDKKKGR
- a CDS encoding ComF family protein, yielding MISAHIATALADAWALVAPVDCAGCGAPDRALCALCATALRPSLRRALLDVDGHALPVVAGLAYEGVARAALLALKAEGRTELARPLAVPLRRAVALAWPGAGADVLVPVPGSRAGAAQRGFAPAALLARRGGLVVTRGLRALDGGPQQKRLRLDERLAGQHPRFIARPALAGRRVVLIDDIVTSGATLRDAARALRTVGAIVVGAAAVAATPRRQGVSSLLWRFWADDDEGPGDKVGPEGYGQGKEA
- a CDS encoding GerMN domain-containing protein; the protein is MRRRLAVLLLLPLLLPALLLSGCVSVPFAGGVDPGGPIEGEVDVDFDFLPSGPSAGATQEEILRGFLAATTAAQDNYRIARSFLAEDVADAWNPYDSTLVRAREGAVERLDDATLTYSVPIVASVDAVGRYSVADSTSSQTLPAFRFVQEGGEWRIAELGDGILISQQAFPSAFSQHTIYYWDSAFRNLVPDLRWFPTRSEVATRIVRAVLEPPTSWLGQGATVSAIPEGTELALSPVSVVAGTAQIDLTSEVLTLSERERQRVRLQLAASLRAVSGVVGVDITVDQNLVAIPEWTSGAPDVVPQVDPRVLLRTDESFGFATGGEVEPLGALSTRVVELGATAVALAPGRTTLATALGPDGVWAVSAGEALPLLLDERPGLIAPSIDGYQFVWSVPATGSGAIRATELNGTVHEVEAALPDGSRVVRLAVSRDDARVLIMLDGRGGPRLVVAAVIRDETSGVPVRLGELREVPLNGDTAVDAAWVDEVRIASITRTDEQTLVELHEIGGRSRPLGLPRDAVQIVGGNGGTEGIRVLGADGVVFEPRGSGWQGTSLRASFLGTQQ